One Setaria italica strain Yugu1 chromosome II, Setaria_italica_v2.0, whole genome shotgun sequence DNA segment encodes these proteins:
- the LOC101784246 gene encoding uncharacterized protein LOC101784246, with amino-acid sequence MAAAEARAAWQRAANRCLVQEDAKRAPKLACCPQSVQQHDMSGANPTNPQDPHIPNFMPINWNLMSSNLPTDTQWWLQLQPNFGCQMALAREHLSYIGGEAGEKKMEGLVPVSKPDDVRAKKDADPCEPPWIVSTAFMKQSSETGLEELKNLAGYTPTSLKCKGNANNCVYEDKEFTEFKAFDPLFPKQQQKVYCEMGAPWEENKKSQPWWQVADVDGLASLVAERAMESIVNNDLPRPTQTVRVHGAELNSPGNKVDYELPLPPSGKEPDPVHDTMTCSYSVSSNTNETNSSDGGGWEQQRRNNVPGGAQDSYSSTNSTPGSKPTYQNASERAKLLDALRHSQTRAREAEIAAKKAYDEKEHVIKLLFRQASHLFACKQWLKMLQLENICLQLRFKEHQIATMFPELPWMTMKEKVAPGQEHKDGTRKRGRRPNRKGGLHNAFAVAVGVGIVGAGLLLGWTLGWLLPML; translated from the exons ATGGCGGCTGCTGAAGCAAGAGCTGCCTGGCAACGCGCCGCGAACCGCTGCTTGGTTCAGGAGGATGCAAAGAGAGCCCCGAAGCTGGCCTGCTGTCCACAGTCCGTGCAACAGCATGACATGAGCGGTGCAAATCCTACGAACCCGCAAGATCCCCATATCCCTAACTTTATGCCGATAAACTGGAACCTGATGAGTTCCAACCTGCCGACAGACACCCAGTGGTGGCTCCAGTTGCAGCCCAACTTTGGATGCCAGATGGCTCTTGCTAGAGAGCACCTGAGCTATATTGGTGGGGAGGCTGGAGAGAAGAAAATGGAGGGTTTAGTGCCAGTGTCTAAACCTGACGATGTCAGAGCTAAGAAGGATGCCGATCCTTGTGAACCTCCGTGGATCGTTTCAACAGCTTTTATGAAGCAATCATCTGAAACAGGTTTGGAAGAGTTGAAGAACCTCGCTGGCTATACTCCGACGAGTCTCAAGTGCAAAGGAAATGCCAACAACTGCGTTTATGAGGATAAAGAGTTTACAGAGTTCAAAGCTTTCGATCCTTTGTTTCCCAAGCAGCAGCAAAAGGTATACTGTGAGATGGGTGCACCTtgggaagaaaacaagaagTCTCAGCCATGGTGGCAAGTTGCTGATGTTGATGGTTTGGCGTCCCTTGTCGCTGAAAGAGCAATGGAAAGCATTGTGAACAATGATCTTCCAAGACCTACTCAGACAGTACGGGTTCATGGAGCTGAATTGAACAGCCCTGGAAACAAGGTTGATTATGAGTTGCCATTGCCACCTTCTGGTAAAGAGCCAGATCCTGTGCATGACACTATGACATgcagctacagtgtttcaagcAACACCAACGAGACAAATTCATCTGATGGGGGAGGTTGGGAACAGCAGCGAAGAAATAATGTGCCTGG GGGTGCACAAGATTCATATAGTTCCACTAACAGTACTCCAGGCAGCAAGCCGACATACCAGAATGCCTCTGAGAGGGCCAAGCTGCTAGATGCTCTCCGTCATTCACAAACACGTGCTAGGGAAGCTGAGATTGCTGCCAAGAAAGCCTATGACGAGAAAGAACATGTAATTAAGCTGTTGTTTCGCCAAGCCTCACACCTCTTTGCGTGCAAGCAGTGGCTGAAAATGTTACAGCTGGAGAACATTTGCCTCCAGCTCAGGTTCAAAGAGCACCAGATAGCAACCATGTTCCCAGAACTTCCCTGGATGACGATGAAGGAGAAGGTGGCACCAGGTCAAGAGCACAAAGATGGGACAAGGAAAAGAGGCAGGAGGCCAAACAGGAAAGGCGGTCTCCACAACGCATTTGCGGTTGCAGTTGGTGTTGGGATTGTTGGCGCTGGATTGCTTCTTGGCTGGACTCTCGGGTGGCTGCTGCCCATGCTGTAA
- the LOC101784640 gene encoding THO complex subunit 6 — MATAAAQANPASMDARGWDEVSYRRGILRARDLSSRTLFRAVFFDHSDDPEPDVLLAAASSDGSLASFSLSSCISASSQAEAAVALVDPVCIVQAHSGPAYDVRFYPDPQQPLLFSCGDDGRIRGWRWHEMQSCLVPLSLQGDHLEPALDLVNPQHEGPWGARSPIPENNAIAINKQDGSIFAAAGDACAYCWDVETGKCKITFKGHADYLHSVAIREANRQVVTGSEDGTARIWDCRSGKCTQVVRPVKNKAFQSSWVSCVAIDASESWLACGTSSGISVWSLLSNECIFNLDCHAPVQDLLFDKNQILAVGAEPVLSRFTINGTVLSQIKCAPQSAFSVSIHSSGMASVAGYGGLVDVISELGSHLCTFGSRGLDK, encoded by the exons atggcgacggcggcggcgcaggcaaACCCGGCATCGATGGACGCGCGCGGGTGGGACGAGGTATCGTATCGCCGTGGCATCCTACGTGCCCGCGACCTCTCGTCGCGCACCCTCTTCCGCGCCGTCTTCTTCGACCACAGCGACGACCCGGAACCCgacgtcctcctcgccgccgcctccagcgaCGGCTCCCtcgcctccttctccctctcatcctgcatctccgcctcctcccaG GCGGAGGCTGCCGTCGCGCTGGTCGACCCCGTCTGCATCGTGCAGGCGCACAGCGGCCCCGCCTACGACGTCAGGTTCTACCCCGATCCGCAGCAGCCACTGCTCTTCAG CTGCGGGGATGACGGACGCATCCGGGGCTGGAGATGGCACGAGATGCAGAGCTGCCTTGTTCCGCTGTCCCTGCAAG GGGATCATCTAGAACCAGCACTTGACTTGGTCAACCCTCAGCATGA GGGTCCTTGGGGTGCTCGCTCTCCAATACCTGAAAACAATGCCATTGCAATCAATAAACAG GATGGATCCATTTTCGCAGCAGCGGGTGATGCATGTGCTTACTGCTGGGATGTG GAGACTGGTAAATGTAAAATAACATTCAAGGGGCATGCTGACTATTTGCACAGTGTTGCGATTCGTGAGGCAAACCGCCAG gtGGTAACAGGATCAGAGGATGGGACAGCCCGTATCTGGG ATTGCAGAAGTGGGAAGTGTACTCAGGTTGTACGTCCAGTAAAGAACAAGGCATTTCAAAGCTCATGGGTCAGTTGTGTTGCCATTGATGCAAGTGAAAGTTGGCTG GCTTGTGGCACGTCTAGTGGTATATCAGTTTGGAGTCTTCTCTCAAACGAGTGCATCTTTAATTTAGACTGTCATGCTCCTGTTCAAGACTTGCTGTTTGACAAGAACCAA ATTTTAGCAGTTGGTGCTGAGCCTGTGCTCTCCCGTTTCACAATAAACGGGACAGTTCTTTCGCAAATAAAATGTGCTCCTCAGTCGGCATTCTCTGTCTCCATCCATTCATCTGGG ATGGCATCTGTTGCTGGATATGGAGGCCTGGTGGATGTGATCTCAGAACTTGGGAGTCATCTGTGCACATTCGGTAGCCGAGGCCTGGACAAGTAA
- the LOC101785035 gene encoding uncharacterized protein LOC101785035, translating into MGNAMNKDKVHDKETHGTSSDINENTSVDKVKGPNLLERAKEEIEALAGAVHTKMEHHSSPLEKDESHKEDKEGSLQKIKTHTNETHGTSADISENTPVDKVKGPNVFERAKEEIEAIAEAIHPKKGSGSN; encoded by the exons ATGGGAAATGCCATGAATAAAGACAAAGTTCATGACAAGGAGACTCACGGAACAAGCAGCGATATAAACGAGAATACATCTGTGGACAAGGTGAAGGGTCCTAATCTACTTGAGCGAGCAAAGGAAGAGATTGAAGCTCTCGCCGGAGCTGTTCATACTAAGATGGAACACCATTCCAGTCCCCTTGAAAAGGATG AATCGCATAAGGAAGACAAGGAGGGGAGCCTGCAGAAAATAAAAACCCACACGAATGAAACTCATGGAACAAGTGCTGACATAAGTGAGAACACACCAGTCGACAAAGTCAAAGGCCCGAATGTGTTTGAGCGTGCCAAGGAAGAGATCGAAGCTATTGCTGAAGCTATCCATCCGAAGAAGGGATCCGGCAGTAATTGA
- the LOC101785848 gene encoding putative hydrolase C777.06c gives MPRAATGAIAAALLRAQLPLMAPPASRVARAFPGLAAVAPTRFARYTSSSPSLRLLPSLRSARSFCGVSRASPGGAATGSSAEEEGQRLQSELIFLGTGTSEGIPRVSCLTHPTKTCPVCTKAAEPGNPNRRRNTSILLRHATPSGTANILVDAGKFFYHSALQWFPAFGLRTVDAVIITHSHADAIGGLDCLRDWTNNVQPSIPIYVAERDYEVMKMTHYYLIDTSVVIPGAAVSALQFNIIKEEPFTVHNLEVIPLPVWHGQGYRSLGFRFADICYISDVSDIPEETYKLLENCELLIMDALRPDRSSSTHFGLPRALEEVRKIKPKKTLFTGMMHLMDHEKVNDDLARLMETEGLDIQLSYDGLRIPVRL, from the exons atgcccCGCGCTGCCACGGGCGCGATCGCCGCGGCGCTCCTGCGCGCGCAGCTCCCGCtcatggcgccgccggcgtcgcgcgTCGCGCGCGCGTTCCcaggcctcgccgccgtcgccccgacGCGCTTCGCTCGCTACACCTCGTCCTCGCCGAGCCTTCGACTCCTCCCGAGCCTCCGCTCCG CGCGCTCGTTCTGCGGCGTCTCCCGTGCGTctcccggcggcgcggccactgGCTCctcggcggaggaggagggccagCGGCTGCAGTCGGAGCTCATCTTCCTCGGCACGGGCACCAGCGAGGGCATCCCGCGTGTCAGCTGCCTCACACACCCCACCAAGACTTGCCCC GTTTGCACCAAGGCTGCCGAACCGGGGAACCCAAACAGGAGGCGCAACACCTCTATCCTCCTGCGCCACGCCACCCCTTCTGGCACCGCTAATATTCTCGTTGATGCCGGCAA GTTCTTCTACCACTCCGCGCTCCAGTGGTTCCCTGCATTTGG GTTGAGGACGGTCGACGCTGTCATCATTACCCACTCTCATGCTGATGCCATTGGAG GGCTTGATTGTCTTCGTGATTGGACGAACAATGTCCAGCCATCGATCCCAATTTATGTGGCGGAGCGTGATTATGAG GTGATGAAGATGACCCACTATTATTTGATTGACACAAGTGTAGTTATACCTGGAGCGGCAGTTTCAGCATTGCAATTCAACATTATAAAAGAGGAACCATTTACGGTTCACAATCTTGAG GTGATTCCTTTACCTGTTTGGCATGGTCAAGGTTACCGCTCTCTTGGTTTTCGTTTTGCTGACATATGCTACATAAG TGATGTCAGTGATATACCTGAAGAAACCTACAAACTTCTGGAAAATTGTGAACTACTTATAATG GATGCTCTAAGACCTGATCGTTCTTCATCAACGCACTTTGGATTACCCAGG GCCCTTGAGGAAGTTAGGAAAATCAAACCAAAGAAAACACTGTTTACTG GAATGATGCATTTAATGGACCATGAGAAAGTAAACGATGATCTTGCCAGGCTGATGGAGACAGAGGGTCTTGACATCCAACTTAGCTATGATGGTCTCAGGATACCTGTAAGGCTCTAG
- the LOC101785441 gene encoding protein HOTHEAD produces the protein MAFSVFIKLLACLLCFFELSQGKQQFTLNNLPPLRKASSYPTGCPTTYDYIVVGGGTAGCPLAATLSLKYRVLLLERGGSPYGNRNVSYMENFHIGLMNMAPDSSSQAFISTDGVINARARVLGGGTCINAGFYSRASSSFIQEVGWDEDLVNKSFPWVEEKIVQWPKIAPWQAALRDGLLQAGVAPFNGYTYDHVSGTKVGGTIFDETGYRHTAADLLAAGDPNNLRVLLHASVHKIVFDSRQGRLKPRAIGVQFTDENGRHHQAFLNNNKNSEIIVSAGAIGTPQLLLLSGIGPKNHLKSHNIPVVLHNKYVGKGMADNPMNSIFIPTRSPPRQSLIETVGITEEGVFIEASSGFGQSSESVHCHHGIMSAEIGQLSTIPPKQRTLEAAQKYAHNKLNLPKEVFHGGFILEKIDGPLSTGHLVLTDTDVRNNPAVTFNYFSHPQDLDRCVYGIKTIERILKTNRFSELAADGTGFSMERVLNMSVQANVNLIPKHTNDTESLGQFCKDTVITIWHYHGGCHVGKVVDQHYRVLGVSGIRVVDGSTFSKSPGTNPQATVMMMGRYMGVKILRERLGRAAGV, from the exons ATGGCGTTCAGCGTCTTCATCAAGCTCCTGGCGTGCCTCCTCTGCTTCTTCGAGCTGTCGCAAG GCAAGCAGCAGTTCACGTTGAACAACCTGCCTCCTCTCCGGAAGGCCAGCAGCTACCCCACGGGATGCCCGACGACGTACGACTACATCGTCGTCGGCGGGGGCACCGCCGGCTGCCCGCTGGCCGCCACGCTGTCGCTCAAGTACagggtgctgctgctggagagGGGAGGCTCCCCGTACGGCAACCGCAACGTCTCGTACATGGAGAACTTCCACATCGGGCTGATGAATATGGCGCCGGACTCATCGTCGCAGGCCTTCATCTCCACCGACGGCGTCATCAATGCCCGGGCGAGGGTGTTGGGCGGTGGCACCTGCATCAATGCCGGCTTCTACAGCCGGGCCAGCTCAAG CTTCATCCAAGAGGTCGGCTGGGATGAAGACCTGGTGAACAAGTCCTTCCCTTGGGTTGAGGAGAAGATTGTCCAATGGCCTAAAATCGCGCCTTGGCAAGCTGCATTACGGGATGGGCTGCTACAAGCAGGTGTAGCCCCTTTCAATGGGTATACCTACGACCATGTTTCTGGGACAAAAGTGGGTGGCACCATCTTTGACGAGACAGGGTACCGCCACACGGCTGCTGACTTACTTGCAGCTGGAGATCCTAACAACCTGAGAGTGCTGCTCCATGCTAGTGTGCACAAGATAGTGTTTGACTCGCGACAAG GACGCCTGAAACCAAGGGCAATTGGAGTCCAATTCACTGATGAAAATGGGAGACACCACCAGGCATTtctaaacaacaacaaaaacagTGAAATAATTGTATCTGCTGGTGCGATTGGTACCCCCCAGTTGCTTTTGCTCAGTGGAATTGGACCCAAGAATCACCTCAAGAGTCATAACATTCCTGTGGTTCTCCATAACAAATATGTGGGTAAAGGGATGGCTGACAACCCAATGAACTCCATCTTCATACCCACAAGAAGCCCTCCACGGCAGTCTCTCATTGAAACTGTTGGAATAACTGAAGAAGGTGTGTTTATTGAGGCTAGCAGTGGTTTTGGTCAGTCATCAGAGAGCGTCCACTGCCACCACGGAATCATGTCTGCTGAG ATTGGACAGCTGTCTACAATTCCTCCAAAGCAAAGAACCCTGGAAGCAGCCCAGAAATATGCTCATAACAAACTAAACCTACCCAAAGAGGTATTCCATGGCGGTTTTATCCTCGAGAAGATTGATGGTCCTCTGTCCACGGGCCATCTAGTCCTCACAGACACTGATGTCCGGAACAACCCAGCAGTTACCTTCAACTACTTCAGTCATCCACAGGATCTCGATCGTTGTGTCTATGGTATCAAGACCATTGAAAGGATACTGAAGACAAACCGTTTCTCTGAACTGGCTGCCGATGGCACTGGATTTTCAATGGAAAGGGTCCTCAATATGAGTGTGCAGGCTAATGTGAATCTGATACCCAAGCATACAAACGACACAGAATCCCTGGGGCAGTTTTGCAAGGACACAGTGATCACCATCTGGCACTATCATGGTGGATGCCATGTAGGGAAGGTGGTTGATCAGCATTACCGGGTGCTTGGAGTCTCAGGTATCCGTGTAGTTGATGGCTCAACATTTTCTAAATCACCAGGGACCAACCCTCAAGCTACTGTCATGATGATGGGCAG ATACATGGGTGTGAAGATCCTAAGGGAAAGGCTGGGACGCGCTGCTGGAGTGTAG